A window of the Gordonia humi genome harbors these coding sequences:
- a CDS encoding flavin-containing monooxygenase, with translation MENRENRFAIVGAGPNGLIAARAFRRAGLDIDILERHDAVGGIWNIDNPHSPVYESCNFISDRVSSAMVGYPMPDGIPVFPTWHEVRDFMHAFARDNGLDEYVVTGKEVTEAHPIDTADGQRWVVKTADGAETLYRGVVWACGLQSTPHQPEIKGLDGFTGEIIHSSKYKRIDQVVGKRVLVVGAGNSGVDIVVDAAIAGSMAHLSVRRGYHFFPKLIFGQPILQVLSRTGTVPQAVTPLSELTEAEAMQLTLESVGDLTSFGLPKPDHEPGATHWVMNDQVLYQIAHGHLEAHQDIQAVDGKTVHFVDGTSAEVDLIILATGYRFDIPWLDPELVDWSQGAPKFHLGTLSSKVEGLYAAGAVHFPGLTYLTWDRLIQLAVWDAKRLMTGEGQEFRDEIMNYDPVLKNDNLIETHRNINQYDMGKLIDMTDELQKRYGIEMPTSADDDFYSRAPVKTLDTAAAE, from the coding sequence ATGGAAAATCGAGAGAATCGCTTCGCGATCGTCGGCGCAGGCCCGAACGGCCTGATCGCCGCCCGCGCCTTCCGGCGGGCCGGACTCGACATCGACATCTTGGAGCGGCACGACGCCGTCGGTGGAATCTGGAACATCGACAACCCGCACAGCCCGGTGTACGAGTCGTGCAACTTCATCTCCGATCGCGTCAGCAGCGCCATGGTCGGATACCCCATGCCGGACGGTATCCCGGTCTTTCCCACCTGGCACGAGGTCCGCGACTTCATGCACGCGTTCGCTCGCGACAACGGTCTGGACGAATACGTCGTCACCGGCAAGGAGGTGACCGAGGCCCATCCGATCGACACCGCGGACGGCCAGCGCTGGGTCGTCAAGACCGCGGACGGCGCCGAGACCCTCTACCGCGGCGTCGTGTGGGCTTGCGGTCTCCAGAGCACCCCGCACCAGCCCGAGATCAAGGGACTCGACGGTTTCACGGGCGAGATCATCCACAGCAGCAAGTACAAGCGCATCGATCAGGTCGTCGGCAAGCGAGTCCTGGTCGTCGGTGCGGGCAACAGCGGAGTTGACATCGTGGTCGACGCCGCGATCGCGGGCTCGATGGCGCACCTGTCCGTGCGCCGCGGGTATCACTTCTTCCCGAAGCTCATCTTCGGTCAGCCGATCCTGCAGGTGCTGAGCCGCACCGGCACAGTTCCCCAGGCGGTCACTCCCCTCAGCGAGTTGACCGAGGCCGAGGCCATGCAGCTGACCCTGGAGAGCGTCGGCGACCTCACGTCGTTCGGTCTGCCGAAGCCCGACCACGAACCCGGCGCCACGCACTGGGTCATGAATGATCAGGTGCTGTACCAGATCGCGCACGGACACCTCGAAGCGCACCAGGACATCCAGGCGGTCGACGGGAAGACCGTCCACTTCGTGGACGGTACCTCCGCGGAGGTCGACCTCATCATCCTGGCGACCGGGTACCGGTTCGACATTCCGTGGCTCGACCCCGAACTCGTGGACTGGAGTCAGGGCGCACCCAAGTTCCACCTCGGCACCCTGTCGAGCAAGGTCGAAGGGCTGTACGCGGCCGGTGCCGTGCACTTCCCCGGACTCACCTACCTCACCTGGGACCGCCTGATCCAGCTCGCCGTCTGGGACGCCAAGCGCTTGATGACGGGCGAAGGGCAGGAGTTCCGGGACGAGATCATGAACTACGACCCGGTCCTGAAGAACGACAACCTGATCGAGACGCACCGCAACATCAATCAGTACGACATGGGCAAGCTCATCGACATGACCGACGAGTTGCAGAAGCGCTACGGCATCGAGATGCCGACCTCCGCCGACGACGACTTCTACAGCCGCGCACCCGTCAAGACGCTCGACACGGCCGCCGCCGAGTAG
- a CDS encoding ester cyclase, whose product MDVQPMTDLEKLADAYITAYNTEDYDYLGGLLDENIRMRHTPRGVDNTGAAPAIQMMRDFTAILPDKGFTQRTLIKQVSDDTVVLRHTWGGTPLADVPGFGTKGELIALELVTFMTFADGRLVDYYDFG is encoded by the coding sequence ATGGACGTCCAACCCATGACCGACCTCGAGAAGCTCGCAGACGCGTACATAACCGCGTACAACACCGAGGATTACGACTACCTCGGCGGGCTGCTCGACGAGAACATCCGAATGCGGCACACCCCTCGCGGTGTGGACAACACCGGAGCCGCCCCGGCCATCCAGATGATGCGGGATTTCACCGCCATCCTGCCGGACAAGGGATTCACCCAGCGCACGCTCATCAAGCAGGTCAGCGACGACACCGTCGTTCTGCGACACACCTGGGGAGGCACTCCATTGGCCGACGTCCCCGGTTTCGGCACCAAGGGGGAGCTCATCGCCCTTGAGCTGGTCACCTTCATGACGTTCGCCGACGGCCGTCTGGTCGACTACTACGACTTCGGCTGA
- a CDS encoding TetR/AcrR family transcriptional regulator translates to MTSEAAAQPARRKRGRPPAAGKSKKDLDGGKSRDREVVAAAVRLFYSKGYAATSIQDIADELGLLKGSVYYYIDTKETLLRRIFETSHEQVREIAEKYQAPEDGSALERFRGFLREYALWYLRNIPRASLFAREWRHASDELRAVMLEQRKYYDHALRALILAVGDERRLEVADDASMISNFIMSAVSSLPDWFHPDGSRSAEDVATHYVDYATRVLTGGDVQPG, encoded by the coding sequence GTGACATCAGAAGCGGCAGCCCAACCGGCGCGTCGGAAGAGGGGGCGTCCGCCCGCGGCGGGCAAGTCGAAGAAGGATCTCGACGGGGGCAAGTCTCGCGACCGCGAAGTCGTCGCCGCCGCGGTCCGACTCTTCTACAGCAAGGGCTACGCGGCGACCTCCATTCAGGACATCGCCGACGAGCTCGGTCTGCTCAAGGGGAGTGTCTACTACTACATCGACACCAAGGAGACCCTGCTGCGCAGGATCTTCGAGACCTCGCACGAACAAGTTCGGGAGATCGCCGAGAAGTACCAGGCGCCGGAAGACGGATCCGCGTTGGAGCGATTCCGCGGATTCCTTCGCGAATACGCGCTGTGGTACCTGAGGAACATTCCGCGCGCGAGCCTGTTCGCGCGGGAATGGCGGCACGCCAGCGATGAACTCCGAGCGGTGATGCTCGAGCAGCGCAAATACTACGACCACGCGCTCCGTGCGCTGATCCTCGCCGTGGGCGACGAGCGGAGGCTCGAGGTGGCCGACGACGCATCGATGATCAGTAACTTCATCATGTCGGCGGTGTCGTCGCTCCCTGACTGGTTCCACCCCGACGGGAGCCGCAGTGCCGAAGACGTTGCGACGCACTACGTCGACTACGCCACCCGAGTGTTGACGGGCGGCGACGTTCAACCGGGCTGA
- a CDS encoding 3-oxoacid CoA-transferase subunit A has protein sequence MSIDKVVASVGEAIAGIGDGATLMVSGFGPPGQPTELIDGVLESGVGDLTIINNNAGAGGRAISDLFAAKRVRKVICSFPKAIGSTVFDDLYRAGEIELELVPQGTLAERIRAGGAGIKGFFTPTAYETELAEGKETRVIDGTPCVLEMPLHADFALVRADTGDRYGNLTYRKTGRNYGPLMAAAADVTIAEIAHLADPDDMDAETIVTPGIYTDRLFVVDGGTTEQEKS, from the coding sequence GTGAGCATTGACAAGGTCGTCGCGTCGGTCGGAGAGGCGATCGCCGGGATCGGCGACGGTGCAACACTGATGGTGAGTGGTTTCGGGCCGCCCGGTCAACCGACGGAGTTGATCGACGGCGTCCTGGAGAGCGGGGTCGGTGATCTGACGATCATCAACAACAATGCCGGTGCCGGCGGGCGAGCGATCTCGGATCTGTTCGCCGCCAAACGAGTTCGAAAGGTCATCTGTTCCTTCCCGAAGGCCATCGGATCGACTGTGTTCGACGACCTCTATCGAGCCGGTGAGATCGAACTGGAACTCGTGCCGCAGGGCACCCTCGCCGAGCGCATCCGCGCGGGCGGAGCGGGTATAAAGGGCTTCTTCACGCCGACCGCGTACGAGACCGAACTCGCCGAGGGCAAGGAGACCCGAGTCATCGACGGGACCCCGTGCGTGCTCGAGATGCCACTGCACGCCGATTTCGCACTCGTGCGCGCCGACACCGGTGACCGCTACGGCAACCTGACCTACCGGAAGACCGGCCGCAACTACGGGCCGCTGATGGCGGCGGCCGCGGACGTGACGATCGCGGAGATCGCGCATCTGGCCGATCCCGACGACATGGACGCCGAGACGATCGTGACCCCGGGCATCTACACCGACCGACTCTTCGTCGTCGACGGAGGCACCACCGAACAGGAGAAGTCATGA
- a CDS encoding 3-oxoacid CoA-transferase subunit B, producing MSRWTRDELAARIALDIPDGAYVNLGIGMPTMVADHVPEGRELVFHTENGMLGMGPAAVGDQVDEDLINAGKLYVTESVGCSYFHHGDSFSMIRGGHIEYCVIGAYQVGARGDLANWRTTSADVIPGVGGAMDLAVGARNVYVSMDLFTKTGECKLVADCSYPLTARRCVDRVYTDHGVFEPNGTGFTVIELNGAATLDEIQARCVVPLVSAG from the coding sequence ATGAGTCGTTGGACGCGCGACGAACTCGCCGCCCGCATCGCTCTCGACATTCCCGACGGCGCGTACGTCAACCTCGGGATCGGCATGCCGACGATGGTGGCCGACCATGTGCCGGAGGGGCGCGAACTCGTGTTCCACACCGAGAACGGCATGCTGGGGATGGGGCCTGCCGCGGTGGGCGACCAGGTCGACGAGGACCTCATCAACGCGGGGAAGCTCTATGTCACGGAGTCGGTCGGCTGTTCGTACTTCCACCACGGCGACTCGTTCTCGATGATTCGCGGCGGCCACATCGAATACTGCGTCATCGGCGCGTACCAGGTCGGAGCCCGCGGCGACCTGGCCAACTGGCGCACCACGTCCGCCGACGTCATTCCGGGTGTCGGCGGGGCGATGGACCTCGCGGTCGGGGCCCGCAACGTCTACGTGAGCATGGACCTCTTCACCAAGACCGGAGAGTGCAAGCTCGTCGCGGACTGCTCCTACCCGCTGACGGCGCGGCGATGCGTCGACCGCGTGTACACCGATCATGGAGTGTTCGAACCGAACGGCACCGGATTCACCGTGATCGAGCTCAACGGCGCCGCGACCCTGGACGAGATCCAGGCGCGCTGCGTCGTTCCGCTCGTCTCGGCCGGCTGA
- a CDS encoding 3-hydroxyacyl-CoA dehydrogenase NAD-binding domain-containing protein gives MSLVTIERLDDVAVVRIDHPPINAGDAEQRAALLAAITTVKGWSGLRGVVVTTAGRHFYAGSELREFDAPLTDPQLPAVIAAVEGLDVPVVAALRGLALGGGLEFALGCDGRIATPNVELAFPEVGFGIVPGAGGTVRCARLIGVEAAFDLVTTGRRVAATEACDLGLVDEIVDDGELLTRALAVAGSLGAKRRLVDVDPESGFADRDDLLDRLPRRHRPNVRIAGELVVDGVSLPAAEALAAERARFDELRVSDESNSLRYLFFARQAAARALRSRSAAVPVRRVAVVGAGTMGAGLAQLFADNGYGTVVVDGSADALSRIAGDTIQTSTSLAVCADCDVVIEAVFEDMQVKHDLLRQLDGIVRTDAIIATNTSYLDIDEMSAALSDPGRFAGLHFFNPPQRNRLVEVIPGSSTSGQTRSTLGALATALGKAAVPSGVGDGFIGNRVYSDYRTQAEFLVEDGASPADVDRAMERFGMAMGPFAVADMSGLDIAWSRRKRLAPTRDPRLRYVPVADRLCETGRLGKKTGAGWYAYPDGARRGAEDPVVAELIERCRAEAGVTPRTVDSAEIQRRVLGAMVAGATAVFDSGVAERAGDIDVALTEGFAFPKHLGGPVRAFSRLTRDDQLSALAGVHSSDPVAYASLADASVGAMPAPVERLLKGLVK, from the coding sequence ATGAGTCTTGTGACGATCGAGCGGCTCGACGACGTCGCGGTGGTCCGGATCGACCATCCTCCGATCAATGCAGGCGACGCCGAGCAGCGGGCGGCTCTGCTCGCGGCGATCACCACGGTCAAGGGCTGGTCGGGACTCCGCGGCGTCGTGGTGACCACTGCGGGACGACACTTCTACGCGGGCTCGGAACTGCGGGAGTTCGACGCCCCGCTCACCGACCCTCAGCTGCCCGCGGTGATCGCCGCGGTCGAAGGGTTGGACGTCCCCGTGGTCGCGGCACTGCGCGGTCTCGCGCTGGGCGGCGGACTCGAGTTCGCGCTCGGCTGCGACGGGCGGATCGCCACCCCGAATGTCGAGCTTGCGTTCCCCGAAGTCGGCTTCGGCATCGTCCCGGGCGCGGGTGGGACAGTGCGCTGCGCGCGCCTGATCGGTGTCGAGGCCGCATTCGACCTGGTGACGACGGGCCGACGCGTCGCAGCGACGGAGGCGTGCGATCTGGGACTCGTAGACGAGATCGTCGACGACGGCGAGTTGCTCACGCGAGCACTCGCGGTGGCGGGTTCACTCGGTGCCAAGCGAAGACTCGTCGACGTCGACCCCGAGTCTGGCTTCGCCGACCGAGACGATCTCCTCGATCGGCTGCCGCGGCGGCATCGGCCGAACGTCCGCATCGCCGGTGAACTCGTCGTCGACGGCGTGTCGCTGCCCGCGGCGGAGGCGCTCGCCGCCGAGCGCGCACGATTCGACGAGCTCCGGGTGTCCGACGAGTCGAACAGCCTGCGCTACCTTTTCTTCGCCCGCCAGGCCGCAGCCAGGGCCCTGCGGTCGCGGTCTGCGGCCGTGCCGGTTCGGCGCGTCGCTGTGGTCGGAGCCGGAACCATGGGGGCGGGTCTGGCGCAGCTGTTCGCGGACAACGGCTACGGGACAGTCGTCGTCGACGGATCTGCGGACGCGCTGTCCCGGATCGCCGGCGACACCATCCAGACCTCGACGTCGCTGGCCGTGTGCGCCGACTGTGATGTCGTGATCGAGGCGGTCTTCGAGGACATGCAGGTGAAACACGATCTCCTCCGACAGTTGGACGGCATCGTCCGCACCGACGCGATCATCGCCACCAACACGTCATATCTGGACATCGACGAGATGAGCGCCGCGCTGTCGGATCCCGGTCGCTTCGCCGGACTCCACTTCTTCAACCCTCCGCAGCGCAATCGACTCGTGGAGGTCATTCCGGGGTCGTCGACCAGCGGACAGACTCGTTCTACACTCGGAGCCCTGGCGACGGCGCTCGGCAAGGCCGCGGTACCCAGCGGCGTCGGCGACGGATTCATCGGCAACCGGGTCTACTCCGACTACCGCACCCAGGCCGAGTTCCTCGTCGAGGACGGGGCGAGCCCCGCCGATGTCGATCGAGCCATGGAACGATTCGGCATGGCGATGGGGCCCTTCGCCGTCGCGGACATGTCGGGCCTCGACATCGCGTGGTCGCGGCGTAAGCGACTCGCGCCGACGCGCGACCCCCGACTCCGGTACGTCCCCGTCGCAGACCGACTGTGCGAGACGGGCCGGTTGGGTAAGAAGACGGGCGCCGGGTGGTACGCCTACCCGGACGGCGCGCGGCGCGGAGCGGAGGACCCGGTCGTCGCCGAACTGATCGAGCGGTGCCGGGCGGAGGCCGGAGTGACCCCGCGGACGGTCGACTCCGCAGAGATCCAGCGGCGCGTTCTCGGCGCGATGGTGGCGGGTGCGACGGCCGTGTTCGACAGCGGTGTCGCGGAACGCGCCGGTGACATCGACGTCGCTCTGACCGAGGGCTTCGCCTTCCCGAAGCACCTGGGCGGTCCGGTCAGGGCGTTCTCTCGGCTGACCCGAGACGACCAGCTGTCGGCGCTGGCCGGAGTCCACTCGTCGGACCCGGTCGCCTATGCGTCGCTGGCCGATGCGTCGGTCGGCGCGATGCCGGCACCCGTCGAACGTCTACTGAAAGGACTTGTGAAATGA
- a CDS encoding cyclase family protein: MTTNDGETTVPTPAGANWGGGVWEGAVSWPTASDRVYDLAVRFEHGMTHHVAHPPYSYTLVKKHGQHNYPGGISSAMELLTIPGHGGTHVDAPAHISKDGRLFGGAHADDHQTWTDGIDAGSVEELPPLVGPGFLVDGTELFGREMTHEDGFGAEELDRWFAERPAPGPGSIVLFRTGLMQYWTDPERYLGTGVGVPGVKQSGAQWLTDRGVRAVGADTASFEHKPEWTVPALDVHVHLLVEHGVPIMESVQLETLARDEVYDGFHFVAAALRIKGGTGSPIRPLAFVHT, translated from the coding sequence ATGACCACCAACGACGGCGAGACCACCGTACCGACCCCGGCCGGTGCCAACTGGGGCGGCGGCGTCTGGGAGGGAGCGGTCTCCTGGCCCACGGCCTCGGACCGCGTCTACGACCTCGCGGTGCGGTTCGAGCACGGAATGACGCATCACGTTGCGCACCCTCCGTACTCGTACACGCTGGTCAAGAAGCACGGTCAGCACAACTATCCGGGCGGGATCTCGTCGGCGATGGAACTGCTGACGATTCCCGGCCACGGCGGCACGCACGTCGACGCGCCCGCACACATATCCAAGGACGGCCGCCTGTTCGGGGGCGCGCACGCGGACGATCACCAGACGTGGACCGACGGGATCGACGCCGGTTCCGTCGAGGAGCTCCCACCGCTGGTGGGCCCCGGCTTTCTGGTCGACGGCACCGAGCTGTTCGGCCGGGAGATGACGCACGAGGACGGTTTCGGAGCGGAGGAGCTCGACCGTTGGTTCGCCGAACGTCCGGCCCCCGGCCCGGGTTCGATCGTCCTGTTCCGCACCGGACTGATGCAGTACTGGACCGACCCTGAACGGTACCTCGGCACCGGAGTCGGGGTACCGGGAGTGAAGCAGTCCGGCGCACAATGGCTGACCGACCGCGGAGTGCGCGCCGTCGGAGCCGATACGGCGAGCTTCGAGCACAAGCCCGAATGGACCGTTCCGGCCCTCGACGTCCACGTGCATCTCCTCGTCGAGCACGGGGTGCCGATCATGGAATCGGTCCAGCTGGAGACGCTGGCCCGGGACGAGGTGTACGACGGATTCCACTTCGTCGCCGCCGCGCTGCGCATCAAGGGCGGCACCGGCTCGCCGATCCGGCCCCTGGCCTTCGTTCACACGTAA
- the accB gene encoding acetyl-CoA carboxylase biotin carboxyl carrier protein → MDVSPADIKLILSTLQDSEFDQAEVVIGDVRIAVARNGIALNAATAGAPATPAAVDPVVNTTPAAPVAPATPEPVAAAQAPSPAPTVSESAHTVTSPSVGVFWHASSPGAAPFVEVGQEVSAGDTIGIVEVMKLMNNVAADVDGVVTSIHVENAGSVEFGTPLVTIEPRA, encoded by the coding sequence ATGGACGTCTCGCCCGCCGACATCAAACTGATCCTCTCGACGCTGCAGGATTCGGAGTTCGACCAGGCTGAAGTGGTGATCGGCGATGTGCGCATTGCGGTCGCCCGCAACGGAATCGCGCTCAATGCGGCCACCGCGGGCGCGCCGGCGACCCCCGCAGCCGTCGACCCCGTCGTGAACACGACCCCCGCGGCCCCGGTGGCTCCGGCGACGCCGGAACCGGTCGCTGCGGCGCAGGCACCCTCACCCGCACCCACGGTCTCCGAGTCGGCGCACACCGTCACGTCACCGAGCGTTGGCGTCTTCTGGCATGCGTCGTCCCCGGGGGCGGCGCCGTTCGTCGAAGTCGGTCAGGAGGTCTCCGCGGGCGACACCATCGGCATCGTCGAGGTGATGAAGTTGATGAACAACGTGGCCGCGGACGTCGACGGTGTGGTGACCTCGATCCACGTCGAGAACGCCGGATCCGTCGAATTCGGCACCCCGCTGGTCACCATCGAGCCGAGGGCCTGA